The Arabidopsis thaliana chromosome 5, partial sequence genomic interval tcctttcagttttatttttcttctaactgTAAAGTTGATGAAGCTGTCATGTTTTTTCTAAGCTGTAAAAGTAAATTGGCTAATATCCATATATACTATTTCAATGATGATTCAGCGTTTTGCATTTTATCAttgtatatatcatatatatatatatatatatatatatatgtaagtttAAGTCTACACGTATACATGTTATGCATGCAGTAGAGAATGTTAAATCTTCTTTAGAGTATAATCTCGTTCAAGTTGTATAACATGCTAAGTcaaattacttttaatataatgttttctgTTTATAAACAGTAGACGTCGCATATGATTTGtgtcaacaaaaaattatagtcTGGAAAGTGGAAACTTAAGAAGAATTCAAACGAGAAAAAGGTCATCAAGGACTTAAGAAGAATTCAAACGAGAAAAGGTCATCAAGGACATTAGACATGATTTAACATAATGCCAATTAGCTTTATATATGTTCTAGAGTTGACATAttctgtaaaacaaaattgcaaaCATGTAGtagtgtttatatatatatatatatatatatatatatatatatatatatatatatatcattattcattaattaatGAGTTCGTTATTCGTACATGTTGTAACTAAATCTATACATAGTTAGGTTCCTAAATGAGTTTCTATTCGTTGTAGAAAGTGTGACTACTATTCTTTTAGATTATAGTTTTGTTCAAATGGcattaaagaaataataacATGCTAAGTCAATGTCGTGTAAATAGTGTCAAATGAGGAAAAAGTAATGATGACTTTGATGAACGTTATATAACCAAACTAGTCCTTACCAGATCACACATATCACAAAATGTCTAATGTATTAGACAAGACTAATCTTCATGAGCTCTCGATTGCTCCAAAAATTTCCACTCATGATGAGAAGCTTTACGAATGTACTAAATGCGGTATCTTCTTCCACAGGGATTCCGTCGAGTCCGCAACAGAGATTAACCCTCACGAAAACCTAGGAGAGGTAAGAGCGGTTGAAGACAAACCCAACAATGAATCTATCAAGGTAGACGAAAGAGGAACATGCAACTTTCATTTCATAGATGAACATCATGGTAAGGTTGATGGTATAAACACAGAATATGATGCGTCCAAGTTCAAACAGATTCTGGAAAATTACAGGTTCGTCTTTGGATATACATAATAGCTTGTCCTTAAttgaagcaaacaaagaagttttaacaattatttttgtctcCTTCATAATTGTTTAGCAAGCTAACAGAACCTAATCAACTTTTCGAGTGTCTCCCAAGCAATCTTCGGCCACCGTCAGACGATGAAGGTAGTGACGGAAAGAGCCATGATCCACAATCAAATGGCTTAGGAAAAACTGATTATACGGTCCCAACAATCATCCCACCAACGGTTTTGCCTGTGCTTCATGATTTAGCCCAACAGATGGTTAAAGCTGGTCATCAGCAAGAACTTTTCAAAACTTACAGGTCCAATTTCTATTTAACTTCTAACATTTAATAGAAACTCATTTTTTCATTGGATATGATAAAGATCATTTTCATAgtgtttattaataatattttacttttcgtAATATTTAAGGGATATTCGTAGGGCAGTGTTGGCGCAGAGCCTTGAGAAATTAGGTGTAGAGAGACATAGCAAATATGATGTTGAGAGAATGAATCAGGACGTCTTCGAGGCCAAGATTATGAATTGGATCCATTACATTCGAATATCTGTACAAAAACTCACTTCCAAAAACCATAATATAACTATATACCTTTATAGATATAGATTGTAATGATATCCTTGTTGATTTGTTGACGTTGAGACAGGTGAAACTGTTATTTGCTGCGGAGAAGGAAATCTGCCACCAAATACTTGATGGTGTTGAGCCATTTAGAGATCAATCTTTTGCTGAAATCACTACTATTAGTTTTGGTATGCTTCTTAGTTTCGGATATGCTATCGCTATCAGCAGGAGATCGCCGGAAAAAGTGTTTGTTATCTTAGATATGTATGAGATAATGATAGAGCTTCAACCAGAGGTAACATGTACAGTATCATACAATACTGCGAGTTCATACATAGCATATATGGGTAAATGTAAACGCAAAACAATTGAGAACATATTTTGGTGTATCCAACCAAATTTTTATAGTTGAATGATTTCGATCGTTATGAAATTTAGTTCTTTGTACTTTTAACTAGGAAAATTCATGTACcattttaaagtatattaaaaatgCTTGAATATATTCCAATAACGATGTTTATTCAAATCACTAGGTTAGTAACATTGATTTCTACAAGactttattagttatttattttcctttgattGAAACTTGGAAGCATAGTTTGAGTTGATCTTTGGAAGCAAACCTTGTACTGAGATGAAAGAAGATGCACTGAATCTGACAAAGCTATTAGCTCAAACTGTGAAAGAAACTATTGCTGATTTCGAAGTTGCTATTGAAATGGATGCGACTGAAACCGTTGTTATGGATGGATCCGTACATGCGCTAACTAGCTACGTTGCAAGATACGTCAAGTTCTTGTTCGAGTAAGTACTTTTTTCATACACCATTTCTAAGTGATATAGCTTTGCAGAACTTAACGTTGCTTCTGGAACTTGAACAGTTACGAACCGACGTTGAGGCAACTTTTTCAAGAGTTTAATAGTAATGATCCTGATACCAAGCTTAAATCCGTGATGACGGGTATCATGAGGGCTTTAAGGAACAATCTGGATGGTAAATCTAGACAGTTCGAAGATGCAGCATTAACTCAACTATTCTTAATGAATAATGTGTATTACATTGTAAGAAATTTCAGAAGGTTTGGCTCTGCTTCTTCGCCTCGAATATCTctaaaacagaaccaaaaccTAACAACATGTTATCTCAGAGAGACTAACTATTTGTTCACAGGGAAGAAGCAAAGAATTTTTTGGGTGATGATTTGGTTCAAACACATAGAAGAATCGTACAACAACACGCAAAACAGTACCAGACAATTTCCTGGAATAAGGTTTGAAAAATTTGCTCTCTAAGATGGTAAAGAGTCTTTTTTCTGATTAACCATTTCTTTATGTAGATTTTACAGTGTATCACGGTTCAGTCGAGTAAGAGCGGTCTGATAAAGAAtgaaagtataaaaaaaactttagtaaaagaaaaattcaagaCTTTCAATTCTCAATTCGAAGAGCTTCACCAGAGACAATGCCAATGGTCCGTTTCGGACGTTGAGCTGCGTGAATCTCTCAGGCTTGCTATTGCAGAGGTTCTTTTACCTGCCTACGGATCGTTTCTCAAACGTTTCGGGTACATATACAATTCAAGAAcacttttatttcaaaattactGTTGTTTCTTGTCCttcaagaaataaaaatatgttgttGTGTCTCACTGTCTCAGGCCGATGATTGAGAGTGGTAAGAACTCACAGAAGTATATAAGGTTCACTCCTGAGGACCTTGAGCGAATGCTTAACGATTTCTTCCAAGGAAAAAACTTGGATGTGAGCCCAAAAAGATAATGTTTGTTTCCGTTACATTCTCTATTTGCTTTTGCAACATTGTTATTTATGATCagatcttttctcttttgttgttattgtgattttttttatttgtaaaacttATGATGGCTGTATAAGACAACGAACGTTGTATACGGTTGATAATGTGGTTTTATTGATTGTGGCATTACCGTGTAATTTTAACTACTGTGTTGGgtctacaaaaataaatccgTCGACAGCAGGGTTCGAACCTGCGCGGGCGAAGCCCAACAGATTTCAAGTCTGTCTCCTTAACCACTCGGACATATCGACAATTTGATGAAATTACACTTTGAAAAagatatatctttattttttcaacgAAAGTGAGCTATTACACGAGAAACTACATGGTTTGCAAAGTATAAAACCCATGTcaatttaaaatgtaaataaaatagaaaaaaacagtCAAGAACAAGAATGAATGAAACCAAGATCGAAAGTTACATAAGATGAGGAAATTGTTTGAATGACAATGATTATGgatatataattagaaaagCAAGGAGATCTAGAGAGCTCGACTTTTGATGATGTCGAGACTCATCTCGCTCGGGTCAGTGGCTTGTAACTCCACCTGAATACCATCCAATTCCCTCTTGAACCTGTCCTTTGAGCTCGCATACACCATCTTCATCCTTACTCTAGATGAATCCGGTGACCTAACGtaacatacatatacatatgcaCAGTTTATCCATAACCATAATCTAAATATAACATGAAAAAATGTTCAAAGTTGTATTTACCATGCTATGAAGAAGATCTTGCTCTTCTGGATATTCTCAGCAGTGGTGAAGTCGAAGTCATAAACGGCGTAGCGGCATTCATTTGGCGGTAGGTAATTGGTGAAATCGTCGTAGTTCTCTTGGGGGCTTCCCAGCTTTTCTACCACCACTTGTTGTCCATCTATCCTGAATATTATGAACCTATAGTTTCTCTTCGCTTTTAGCTCCAAAAACTTCAGCTTACACTCGTCCTCCACCGCCATCCCCGACGCCGCGTTCGCCTTTTCAGTTCATATATCAGtcaagataaaacaaaatgtcacAACACTGATACGTCGTTTAAACGTTATACATTTATGCATTTTGCGtttatatgtgattttttttgtttcatcaaatTATAGAGGACGatacattttcatatttttgtaacatttCTCGGACGTATGTCTTTAAGGAATAAAATTGGGTTGCATAAAACATTCATCGTTAACATTTACAATAAAGTTCATGGAAAAGAAATTCCAATCACTCCTCTaggaaaaaaactgaaaaaaaaaatacactagTTCCACaacaaaatgtattatttgcaagaaaatgaatatatttctCTAAATTTCATATTCTATCCATCTCTATCATATTCACATCCATTTATTATTCTTGCATTTGCCATTTGAAtcctttgttttatttggacaaaagagaaacagcAGTAATAACATGTCAAcgtaaagaaagaaaacaagccAGCCAAACAATCGAAGcagaacaagaaacaaagctgAGATTTCTAAACACACAACTTcattacaaagaagaagaagaagaaagataataGAAAACATACCATTGCGTTTGGTTGATGAAGGTAACACCTaagacaacaaagagaaatggGACTTCTCGTTATTTGGTTTTTTGTCCTCTTTTGTGGGACGAGAgatgaagaatgaagaaaaagagaaatgaaaaatttgGGGGAATAAGAGAttcttaatttgatttgaagaGGCCAATGGAGACGAACTCGGACAACCATTAATACCTCTCCATCTTATAACATCAAACCACACCTTTTTTTACTCTCTATCCTTCAAATTCGCCTAACCATATCCTTTCTTTCCGGACGTTTTTCACACTAATTTTAGCATTTCTTACATCCTTATCAAGGACTATATGTTATAATTTGGTTCTAGGTGGGTTTTATTCGGTTTAGAAGATTATCTGTAACAGAATTGGCCGTGGTTCCATTACATAGCATTGTTCTTAATAAAATagcatttttttgttcttacacAACTCTAAAAGGgagattagaaaacaaaacttctgATATATCCTACAAAAATTGATGACCCTTTTCGATCCTCTTGTGATCATCCAACGAAATTGACAATCTTTGGaccttgtttctttttcttcacctCGACACTCTTCTGAGCTGAAACATCAGAGGTATTGATCTTCTTGCTGCTTAATGGATTCAAACTGGTTCAatagagattttaaaattggTTCTTTGTTAACCACAAAGCTATTGAATAGAACCCATCTCATATACTTGGAGATCTTTGGTTACATGAAGATATATCCATTAAAGCAAGGACTTAGATATATATGATACTGGATTGGTTCATATGTGGATTCCTAATAATACTTTACTAACATTGGTTCAACCAAAAACTGCTTTCATTAAAGGTGAATCAAAACGATGGTTTTGGAGTCTGTGATGCAATTCAGTCCAAGGAAAAAGGGGTACAACTATGCTTTTTTCGTTATGGTTGGAAGAAATGTTAAATTGGTCCAACAAGACTATCTTCCATTGCATATAACATGGAGACTttcaaatattgaaaatttggaattttggtTTAGGATTCACCAAATTCTGGAAGATAGAAACTAAAACCTGCCACTCGTAATTGAGGTCGTTTATTACATGTTTAAAACCAGAAGACCTCCTACAAATCAAGTTCATACGTAATAGTAGCTAACCCCACAAAATCATAACTCAGGAAATGTAAAGTCttaacaagaagaaggaacaaCAGATCATCATCCGTAGATTTCCTACAAAGCTATCAACGAATTCAAAGAAACTATCAAGTCACAACAActgtatcttcttctcaatAAAAGAAAGCGCAAACAGATTGATCAACAAGTACCCACAACAGATCAGGCAGCTTGGACATGAGCAGAGGTTGTAGCAGGAGCAGTCTTTGACAGGTTTGGGATATACTTCCAACACCGTTTGTGAACTCCGCTTATCTTCTTTGGAGCTTCTGCAGCTCGCAATCCTGCACATGACAAAAAGCttcaactttgagatcaaggagcataaaaactaaacaaatgaggaagaaaaaagtcaCCATCTTTGTGAACAATTCCCCAAGCTTTTCCATGTCTACCATCCTGCATTTgattccaaaatcaaacaaaaccccTAATCAGATAAACAAACTCCAAATGATTTCGTTTACAGAAACTTTTTCTCAGcttaagaaaaatgtaaacttttcaattttcagaGATGAAagacaaggagaagaagaaccttaTAGAGATTGATCTTAGTGATTTCATAAGAGATTCCATTCCAATGAGCTTTAGCCATATGGTATCCGATTCCCCAATTAGGTAAGAACTGAGCAACTTCGAttaagttcttcttctttcttcgtttCGGTTTACTCGAATCGGAGCTAGGGTTTTCACTCGCCGGCGCCGCAGAGAAATTTCTTAAGAGATTAAGCGAGAGTCTGAAAGCACCAACGGTTTCGGTTCTAGAGATTGCTCTGTTAATAAGTGTCATCGCCATAGTGTcgctctcttcctctctctctctctctcaagttTCAGCCACTGTTGAAGATCGGCGACTGAGGTTGAGGAGGAGAAGCACAACTTTTGGTTTATTCACAAACAGACTATATGTTATAATTAATTTGGTTCTAGGTGGGTTTTGTTCGGTTTAGAAGATTATCTGAAACAGAATTGGCTGTGTGGTTCCATTACATAGCATTGTTCTGAATAACtaggatttttttgttcttacacAAGACTAAAAGGgagattagaaaacaaaacttttgatatATCCTACAAAATTGATGACCCTTTTCGATCCTCTTGTGATCATCCAACGAAATTGACAATCTTTGGaccttgtttctttttcttcacctCGACACTATTCTGAGCTGAATCATCAGAGGTATTGATCTTCTTGCTGCTTTTGGGCTCTTCAGTGAAATCGTCTTCAAGATCGTCCCCACTAAACTTAGTGAGCTTTCCTCTTGGTGTAGCATCAAATCCTGTCATTTCAGTCAGGGAGATACAATTATGGTCTTTATAAGATAAATGAGATCGCATTCACTGTTCCGAATCACTTGAAAGAGAAACTACTTGACTAGGATCACATAATTAGAAGCTCAAGAATTGGAAGAGtgagacaaaagaaaatgttactTGAAGTCTTCTTTGGTTGGGCTGACTCTTGGTTGAATTTATCAGGACAGTCTTTGACGAGATGCGCCACACTCCCGCACACTTTACAACACCCGCCCTGCAAAAGAAGGCCCACCAAATCCATTGTTCAACATATCAAAACTCATCTTCtatgaggaaaagaaaaggctCGAAACAAGATTTGAGCATTGTACCATTGGGTAGATTCCATGCTTGTTTTCGGGACAGTTCTTGCTTATGTGCCCTTGTCCCTTGCATATGAAACAACTTGCAAATTTGGTCCCTCCTACAAAAGAATCAATACAGCAACCAAATCTAATCTTAGTGACTACtcttaacaaacaaacaaacaagtgaCAGTATAGCCTCAAATACGTTTTCAGAGAATATAATGTTAAACTCTCTAAATAACATGAACTACACTTCAGATCATAAGTCAAATATCTGTGTAcagaggtaaaaaaaaatacaaatttcgATGCTAGGTTTCCTGAAATCTTGTAATAtgagaaaagataaatattcCGGATccagagaagagaaaaattacCATCTTCCATAGGGTAAGGACAATGGGAAAGTGAATGACCAGTATCTCCACAATTGTAACAGAGCTTCTTCTCGGAGCTCTCATTGTTCTTTTCAGGGCAGTTTTTAAGACTATGCCCTCTCCTCCTACATTGCAAGCATAtctacaaacaacaaaaccaaaaacattcattttctAGTAACCAACAAGTCTAGTGATCATCAAAGTACCAACATTTCATGAAAAATTTCATCTTTGAGTTCATAAAGATTAAACCCTCAACTGATTCTAACAAGAGCTGCCAAAACCCTactaaatctaaaactaaattgaactaaaaccctaatcccaAAACCAatgattaaagaagaaaagaacaaaccttGTTTCTCTCCCACTCAGATTTTTCAGGACAAAGCTTAGCAATATGGGTTTTGGAATGACATATAAAACAGCCTTCTCCAGGTTTCATACCAGGAACTCGAAGAGGATGTCTTGTGGAAGAGCCTGTTCTCTGAGGTCTATCAGTGGAAGATCcaggtttctttttcttgaacaagcttttcttcttcttcttcttattaggGTCCTTTGGTGGCGTTGGTTCTGCTTTTGGAAACAGCTCTGGATTAGCTTCCTTGTATCGCTTCTGCGCAAGTCTTCTCCTTTGGTTCACCATTGTTGACTACTGTAATTAGAGAAAGACACGATTGATTTCGCCGGCGGCGGTGGAGGCAGTGAGACGAGGAAGACACAAGTTTGTTTGGTCGTTGAAGAAGCTCTTGCTAGGGGATGTTGTGATTTAAATGGGCTTCAATCATCTGGCCCACTGTTAATAGACCCAAATATTCATATACCTAATCTTGCTAAGGGATATTGTGTTTTAAATGGGcctatttcaaattttagaaCAGTCAGAGTCAGAGTCAAAGTTTTGTTGGAGCCGGTCATgcctaactttttttttttttttcgctcATGCCTATTGCCTAGCTTACTCACATAAGCATAGCAAAACTTATCCCACTGTATAAGAACATTTCCCTAACCATGTTAACAAGTATCAACTAGGGTCTAGGGATGGGCACATTGCCTTCTAATAAGTTCCTAAATATTTAGCGGTATGCATTTAAACTTTTGGCGTTCGTATACCCGTACCCAATCGAAATATATACGTATTCTTTTGGTTACTCGAATGCTAATAAACATATACTCAAAAACCAATTGATTATgaataaagaaaactaatgTACATACTTTTAACGTAAGACATTCTAACACCTGTACTTTCAATTCGAGTATTTGAGATCAATTATTCGTTTGAGTACGAATAAccaaacttttgaattttggttatttgaaatcatttttgGAGTATAGATACCCAAATTTCTACATTTTCTACTTGTTGCCATTCTAGTATCAATTAATGAACGGTACAGGATGTCCTCAATATGAGCCATTGGTGATAGACATTACCATAAAAGGCCTTCAAATTTGGTATGAATCTAGTGGTTGAGTTCATCAACTACTGATTTTTAgctttatttcttaaaacaaaatgttgcACTTGTTGtacaaaagatatttttttctttgaatttaatttaaacattaaaaaccaaaaacagaaacatattatatattttcaccaaaACTCAACATTTTATtcgaatcatatatattataagacGTTACTTGTGTAAAAGTTACACCAGAACGCAGCCTACTTTCACCATCTCTTAATGTGTCGTGGTGTGTTTTTATgaagtacatatatataaggaCGCAATAAACGATGTAATACTAAAACCGTCGAACTAAACATAAATCTCTTAATTATTCTCGTCGAAAACTCATGATATCATACGTGTCCTCTCCATTTTCCCTTGCCTTAATTAATACGGTGAAGGTGCCGGCACGTAAGGCATGTTGTCCATTGAAGTAGCCGGCTCAGGTGCTATCTCGCCCAACATGACTGGTCCAACCGGTGCAAGAGTGTCCATTGCAATTCCCGAGCTCCTAATTTCCGACATTGCTCTTCTTGACTTCCCTTCTTGTGATTCACATAGCTTTGGTAAATACACTCCTATagcaaaccaaacaaataaattataccATAATCtattagagagagaaaagtaaTATAACCGTACTGGTCTACCAATATCGTACCTTCACCAGCAGCAAGGTTGAAGTAGAGATCGACTACGTTAGGACATTGGTTTAAGCATTTAACCGAGCAGAGTTTATGTGTGAACTGAGATTCCAACAATGCGTCCGAAGATATACCTAAAGCTTTCCGGTCTAGACCACACGCTTTAATGCACTCGTCCGATTCAATAATGTTTGTGACCTTGTTAGCTTCTATCTCCGATGATCGACATGTGTACACCTCGATCCCGCTCCTCTTCATGCTCTTCTCCAAAACGCAACGTTTTCCAGTGGACGAGACCGCGAAGGCACACGTGTTTTCATCCAGATTCTCGCACTTCACATCGTCCCCTACCAAATTAATTCCAATGCTACTTAGTATTTGTACATGgaataacaaaagaataacATACCTTTGAAAATGTCTTAGTTAAGCTGAACATACAATCGAGAAAGCTAATTGGgatttgttaaaaatttacGATGTAagttcaaaatgttttataatagAACTATATCTAGCTTGTATGTGGATAACTTTGATATATAGAGCGATTTGAATAAACTTACCAAACGTCGTTTGCGAATAGATGGCAAGGAGAATCATAAAAGCTACGAAAACTGTCTTCAAAGCCATGTTGTGATGTGAAGTGAAGACACAAGGAGACAAGTAAAAGAAATGttaattgaaagaaaattcGAAGGAAAGATGTTCTTTTGGGTGTAGTTATTGGTGTTGTAGCGATAGCCTATTTATAAAGGGGTAAtacatcaaaattaattttaaaatataagaaaattatacaattgtatatttttcctTGATTTAATGAGTAACGACAATATTGTTGACAAATGAAACACTAAGCAGAGTTTACATGGAATGGTCACTGAAAAAGTCGTAGTTATATTAGTTAGGCAAACTCTTTGATTAATCAA includes:
- the EXO70A3 gene encoding exocyst subunit exo70 family protein A3 (exocyst subunit exo70 family protein A3 (EXO70A3); INVOLVED IN: exocytosis, vesicle docking involved in exocytosis; LOCATED IN: exocyst; CONTAINS InterPro DOMAIN/s: Exo70 exocyst complex subunit (InterPro:IPR004140); BEST Arabidopsis thaliana protein match is: exocyst subunit exo70 family protein A2 (TAIR:AT5G52340.1); Has 927 Blast hits to 920 proteins in 144 species: Archae - 0; Bacteria - 0; Metazoa - 139; Fungi - 116; Plants - 647; Viruses - 0; Other Eukaryotes - 25 (source: NCBI BLink).); amino-acid sequence: MSNVLDKTNLHELSIAPKISTHDEKLYECTKCGIFFHRDSVESATEINPHENLGEVRAVEDKPNNESIKVDERGTCNFHFIDEHHGKVDGINTEYDASKFKQILENYSKLTEPNQLFECLPSNLRPPSDDEGSDGKSHDPQSNGLGKTDYTVPTIIPPTVLPVLHDLAQQMVKAGHQQELFKTYRDIRRAVLAQSLEKLGVERHSKYDVERMNQDVFEAKIMNWIHYIRISVKLLFAAEKEICHQILDGVEPFRDQSFAEITTISFGMLLSFGYAIAISRRSPEKVFVILDMYEIMIELQPEFELIFGSKPCTEMKEDALNLTKLLAQTVKETIADFEVAIEMDATETVVMDGSVHALTSYVARYVKFLFDYEPTLRQLFQEFNSNDPDTKLKSVMTGIMRALRNNLDGKSRQFEDAALTQLFLMNNVYYIVRNFRREEAKNFLGDDLVQTHRRIVQQHAKQYQTISWNKILQCITVQSSKSGLIKNESIKKTLVKEKFKTFNSQFEELHQRQCQWSVSDVELRESLRLAIAEVLLPAYGSFLKRFGPMIESGKNSQKYIRFTPEDLERMLNDFFQGKNLDVSPKR
- the ADF10 gene encoding actin depolymerizing factor 10 (actin depolymerizing factor 10 (ADF10); FUNCTIONS IN: actin binding; INVOLVED IN: biological_process unknown; LOCATED IN: intracellular; EXPRESSED IN: 7 plant structures; EXPRESSED DURING: L mature pollen stage, M germinated pollen stage, 4 anthesis, petal differentiation and expansion stage; CONTAINS InterPro DOMAIN/s: Actin-binding, cofilin/tropomyosin type (InterPro:IPR002108); BEST Arabidopsis thaliana protein match is: actin depolymerizing factor 7 (TAIR:AT4G25590.1); Has 30201 Blast hits to 17322 proteins in 780 species: Archae - 12; Bacteria - 1396; Metazoa - 17338; Fungi - 3422; Plants - 5037; Viruses - 0; Other Eukaryotes - 2996 (source: NCBI BLink).); amino-acid sequence: MANAASGMAVEDECKLKFLELKAKRNYRFIIFRIDGQQVVVEKLGSPQENYDDFTNYLPPNECRYAVYDFDFTTAENIQKSKIFFIAWSPDSSRVRMKMVYASSKDRFKRELDGIQVELQATDPSEMSLDIIKSRAL
- a CDS encoding 28S ribosomal S34 protein (unknown protein; BEST Arabidopsis thaliana protein match is: unknown protein (TAIR:AT5G58990.1); Has 30201 Blast hits to 17322 proteins in 780 species: Archae - 12; Bacteria - 1396; Metazoa - 17338; Fungi - 3422; Plants - 5037; Viruses - 0; Other Eukaryotes - 2996 (source: NCBI BLink).), producing MAMTLINRAISRTETVGAFRLSLNLLRNFSAAPASENPSSDSSKPKRRKKKNLIEVAQFLPNWGIGYHMAKAHWNGISYEITKINLYKDGRHGKAWGIVHKDGLRAAEAPKKISGVHKRCWKYIPNLSKTAPATTSAHVQAA
- a CDS encoding VASCULAR-RELATED NAC-DOMAIN 6 (VASCULAR-RELATED NAC-DOMAIN 6; CONTAINS InterPro DOMAIN/s: Zinc finger, CCHC-type (InterPro:IPR001878), Zinc finger, CCHC retroviral-type (InterPro:IPR013084); BEST Arabidopsis thaliana protein match is: zinc knuckle (CCHC-type) family protein (TAIR:AT3G43590.1); Has 1807 Blast hits to 1807 proteins in 277 species: Archae - 0; Bacteria - 0; Metazoa - 736; Fungi - 347; Plants - 385; Viruses - 0; Other Eukaryotes - 339 (source: NCBI BLink).) — its product is MVNQRRRLAQKRYKEANPELFPKAEPTPPKDPNKKKKKKSLFKKKKPGSSTDRPQRTGSSTRHPLRVPGMKPGEGCFICHSKTHIAKLCPEKSEWERNKICLQCRRRGHSLKNCPEKNNESSEKKLCYNCGDTGHSLSHCPYPMEDGGTKFASCFICKGQGHISKNCPENKHGIYPMGGCCKVCGSVAHLVKDCPDKFNQESAQPKKTSRFDATPRGKLTKFSGDDLEDDFTEEPKSSKKINTSDDSAQNSVEVKKKKQGPKIVNFVG
- a CDS encoding PAR1 protein (PAR1 protein; FUNCTIONS IN: molecular_function unknown; INVOLVED IN: biological_process unknown; LOCATED IN: endomembrane system; EXPRESSED IN: 13 plant structures; EXPRESSED DURING: 8 growth stages; CONTAINS InterPro DOMAIN/s: PAR1 (InterPro:IPR009489); BEST Arabidopsis thaliana protein match is: PAR1 protein (TAIR:AT3G54040.1); Has 1807 Blast hits to 1807 proteins in 277 species: Archae - 0; Bacteria - 0; Metazoa - 736; Fungi - 347; Plants - 385; Viruses - 0; Other Eukaryotes - 339 (source: NCBI BLink).); the encoded protein is MALKTVFVAFMILLAIYSQTTFGDDVKCENLDENTCAFAVSSTGKRCVLEKSMKRSGIEVYTCRSSEIEANKVTNIIESDECIKACGLDRKALGISSDALLESQFTHKLCSVKCLNQCPNVVDLYFNLAAGEGVYLPKLCESQEGKSRRAMSEIRSSGIAMDTLAPVGPVMLGEIAPEPATSMDNMPYVPAPSPY